In Cryptomeria japonica chromosome 10, Sugi_1.0, whole genome shotgun sequence, a genomic segment contains:
- the LOC131059879 gene encoding lysine histidine transporter 2-like, with product MVGAGVLGLPHTMVYLGWGPGIVLLVLSWMITLYTLWQMIDLHETVPGKRFDRYHELAQYTLGEKRGLWILVPLNLTVEVSVDIIYMVTGGKSLKKFHETVCSNCGKLRQSYWIVIFGSVHFFLAQLPNLTSVAGISLAAAIMSISYSTIAWAACLYHGQQEDVSYDYLHITPANTVFRVLNACGVIAFAYSGHNVVLEIQATIPSSPEKPSKVPMWRGSVVAYFITALCYFPVAIAGYWSFGQAVEDNVLLTLKKPDWLIAAANMMVVIHVIGSYQVFAMPVYDTLENVLVNNFRLPPGFWLRLIARSIYVALTCFIGITFPFFGDLLGFFGGLAYAPTTYFLPCIMWHIVRKPKRFSLHWLVNGFCIIFGVVLSVTATVGSFRSIIIDAYTYDFYQ from the exons ATGGTTGGTGCTGGAGTGCTCGGCTTACCACATACTATGGTGTACTTAGGATG GGGACCAGGTATAGTACTACTTGTCCTTTCTTGGATGATTACCTTATATACACTTTGGCAGATGATTGATCTGCATGAAACAGTCCCAGGGAAGCGTTTTGATAGGTATCACGAGTTAGCACAATACACACTTGGAGAAAAGCGTGGCCTATGGATTCTCGTTCCCCTGAACTTGACGGTTGAAGTTAGTGTGGACATAATTTACATGGTTACAGGAGGAAAATCATTGAAGAAATTTCATGAGACAGTATGCAGTAATTGTGGAAAACTTAGACAGTCTTACTGGATCGTCATTTTTGGTTCTGTCCATTTCTTCTTAGCACAGTTACCCAATTTGACCTCTGTGGCAGGAATTTCCCTGGCTGCAGCAATCATGTCTATCAG CTACTCTACCATTGCTTGGGCAGCATGTCTTTATCATGGGCAACAGGAAGATGTAAGCTATGATTATTTACATATAACACCAGCGAACACAGTTTTTCGTGTGTTGAATGCCTGTGGAGTAATTGCCTTTGCATATTCTGGACATAATGTAGTTCTGGAGATCCAAGCTACTATTCCTTCATCGCCAGAAAAGCCATCAAAAGTTCCCATGTGGCGTGGTAGTGTTGTTGCATACTTTATAACTGCTCTCTGTTACTTCCCAGTAGCCATAGCTGGTTATTGGTCTTTTGGTCAGGCTGTTGAAGACAATGTGCTATTAACACTTAAGAAACCAGACTGGCTCATTGCAGCAGCAAACATGATGGTAGTGATACATGTTATTGGAAGCTATCAG GTTTTCGCTATGCCAGTGTATGATACACTTGAAAATGTGCTGGTGAATAACTTTAGGTTGCCACCAGGATTTTGGCTTCGTTTAATTGCTCGCTCTATTTATGTGG CTTTAACCTGTTTCATTGGTATCACATTTCCTTTCTTTGGAGATTTGCTTGGTTTTTTTGGAGGGCTTGCCTATGCACCGACCACCTATTTT CTGCCCTGTATCATGTGGCATATCGTCAGGAAACCCAAAAGATTCAGCTTACATTGGCTGGTCAATGGG TTCTGTATCATTTTCGGGGTTGTGTTGTCGGTAACAGCGACAGTTGGAAGTTTTAGAAGCATTATAATTGATGCATATACATATGATTTCTATCAGTAA